The Saccharomyces paradoxus chromosome VIII, complete sequence genome has a window encoding:
- the CRP1 gene encoding Crp1p (Protein that binds to cruciform DNA structures~similar to YHR146W) gives MSSEVTFDYTFSWPAGPKDVILTGTFDDWRGTLPLVKTAKGNFEITMPVKLTNKNDKFQFKFIVDGVWCVSDSYKKEHVSEGIENNFLQITDLVETQEVGSVSRIPEAGGLLCGKPLRAAGPPSTSNRKKNKRNNKKRRSKLKKKSTKNNKKSNENLDDNEEEKEDEDDVTGTTTENVTGTSREETPLSEPTDVSKEASGNFHILPIDQSAETTQSNGIIGGPGPVLVPNPGEIKEFTEIRDVDAKELNERLNKIEQVPEPVVDPTVGSSVGEKISALPQAEDPIVETEETSHNVQELTPQVEAVTPVINEPEPLPTPEAQISIAESSKAEPIEGAFQSELAEKHDSTENVLDTSKNVEKKPKQEEVFTLDPVVNKAPKPSLADGHAAEGKESPAVFEENEKKKKQEEKGSKQVRRSEISREKKPSTKEVRKQSIKAPKKQTASPLSSTTEEPKKKKTGFFGKLKKLFK, from the coding sequence atgagTAGTGAAGTCACGTTTGACTATACTTTTAGCTGGCCTGCTGGCCCCAAAGATGTTATCTTAACAGGAACGTTTGATGATTGGAGGGGCACTTTACCCCTCGTGAAGACCGCAAAGGGCAATTTCGAAATTACCATGCCCGTAAAGCTAACCAACAAGAATGACAAGTTTCAATTCAAGTTTATTGTGGATGGCGTTTGGTGCGTTAGTGATTCGTATAAGAAGGAGCATGTTAGTGAGGGAATCGAAaacaatttccttcaaattACCGATTTAGTTGAAACACAGGAAGTCGGCAGTGTCAGTAGAATCCCAGAAGCAGGGGGTCTACTATGTGGTAAACCACTTCGTGCTGCAGGTCCTCCTTCTACAAGtaatagaaagaaaaacaaacgcaataataaaaaaagaagatctaagttgaagaaaaagagcaCCAAGAACAATAAGAAgtcaaatgaaaatttggacgataacgaagaagaaaaggaggaTGAGGACGATGTGACCGGAACTACTACTGAGAATGTCACTGGAACTTCAAGGGAAGAAACTCCATTATCGGAACCTACGGATGTTTCCAAAGAGGCTTCAGGAAATTTCCATATCTTGCCAATTGATCAAAGTGCAGAAACAACTCAGTCAAATGGTATCATTGGTGGACCAGGTCCTGTTCTTGTCCCAAACCCTGGtgaaattaaagaatttaCCGAAATTAGAGACGTCGATGCTAAGGAGTTGAATGAAAGACTAAACAAAATAGAACAGGTTCCAGAACCTGTCGTTGATCCTACTGTTGGATCCTCAGTTGGGGAGAAGATTTCTGCGCTTCCACAAGCTGAAGACCCAATTGTTGAGACCGAGGAAACGTCTCATAATGTGCAGGAACTTACCCCACAAGTGGAAGCGGTTACTCCGGTAATTAATGAGCCTGAACCATTACCTACTCCAGAAGCACAAATATCTATCGCTGAATCATCGAAAGCTGAGCCAATAGAGGGAGCTTTTCAATCTGAATTGGCGGAGAAGCATGATTCCACTGAGAATGTGTTAGACACATCCAAAAATGTGGAGAAGAAGCctaaacaagaagaagttttTACATTGGATCCTGTCGTTAATAAAGCCCCCAAGCCTTCCTTGGCTGATGGACACGCTGCAGAAGGTAAGGAATCACCAGCAGTGttcgaagaaaatgaaaagaagaagaaacaggAAGAAAAGGGATCTAAACAGGTCAGGAGGTCCGAAATCAGCAGGGAGAAAAAGCCTTCCACCAAAGAAGTTAGGAAACAATCTATAAAAGCTCCAAAAAAGCAAACAGCCTCTCCTTTGTCTTCTACAACAGAAGAgccgaagaagaagaagaccGGTTTTTTCGGTAAATTAAAGAAGCTATTTAAGtga
- the MRPL6 gene encoding mitochondrial 54S ribosomal protein uL6m (Mitochondrial ribosomal protein of the large subunit~similar to YHR147C), whose amino-acid sequence MSFIQKRLLSQTLFLRSQVGSLPLYISPEVQVSISALSMPRIIRKGRTSLNISQNITVKGPKGELSVEVPDFLQLERDEKNGKINVTVQNSEDKHQRSMWGTVRSLINNHIIGVTEGHLAVLRFVGTGYRAQLENDGKFVNVKVGASIKQGLEVPEGIVVKTPAPTSLIIEGCNKQQVLLFAAKLRKFHPPEPYKGKGIYVNGETIKLKDKKIK is encoded by the coding sequence ATGTCATTCATTCAGAAGAGGCTATTGTCGCAAACACTTTTTCTGCGCTCCCAAGTGGGATCTTTACCACTTTATATATCGCCTGAAGTTCAGGTTTCCATAAGTGCGTTATCCATGCCTAGGATTATCAGAAAGGGTAGAACTTCGCTGAATATATCACAGAATATTACAGTAAAGGGACCCAAGGGTGAATTGTCCGTGGAGGTCCCTGATTTTCTGCAGCTGGAGAGGGATGAAAAGAATGGTAAAATAAATGTCACGGTTCAGAATTCAGAAGATAAGCATCAACGTTCCATGTGGGGTACAGTAAGATCACTTATAAACAACCATATCATAGGTGTTACTGAGGGGCATCTTGCCGTCCTTAGATTTGTGGGGACAGGTTATAGAGCCCAATTAGAAAATGATGGTAAATTTGTCAATGTTAAAGTGGGCGCGTCCATTAAACAAGGATTGGAAGTTCCTGAAGGTATTGTTGTCAAAACACCTGCTCCTACGTCTCTGATTATCGAAGGGTGTAATAAGCAGCaggttcttctttttgctgCCAAGTTGagaaaatttcatccaCCAGAGCCATATAAGGGTAAGGGAATCTATGTTAATGGTGAAACAATAAAGCTAAAGGAtaagaaaatcaaataa
- the IMP3 gene encoding snoRNA-binding rRNA-processing protein IMP3 (Component of the SSU processome~similar to YHR148W) — protein sequence MVRKLKHHEQKLLKKVDFLEWKQDQGHRDTQVMRTYRIQNREDYHKYNRICGDIRRLANKLSLLPPTDPFRRKHEQLLLDKLYAMGVLTTKSKISDLENKVTVSAICRRRLPVIMHRLKMAESIQDAVKFIEQGHVRVGPNLINDPAYLVTRNMEDYVTWVDNSKIKKTLLRYRNQIDDFDFS from the coding sequence ATGGTTAGAAAACTAAAGCATCATGAACAAAAATTGTTAAAAAAAGTAGACTTCCTTGAATGGAAGCAGGACCAAGGTCACCGGGACACTCAGGTCATGAGAACATATCGTATTCAAAATCGTGAAGATTATCATAAATACAATAGGATATGCGGTGATATTCGTCGTCTTGCCAAtaaattatcattattgCCTCCCACCGATCCATTTCGTCGGAAACACGAGCAATTACTATTGGACAAGCTATATGCTATGGGTGTCCTGACAACAAAATCCAAAATATCTGATCTGGAAAATAAAGTTACTGTCAGTGCCATCTGTAGAAGGCGATTACCTGTAATAATGCATAGATTAAAAATGGCGGAAAGTATACAAGATGCGGTCAAGTTCATTGAACAGGGTCATGTCCGTGTGGGTCCAAATTTGATCAACGATCCGGCCTACCTCGTAACGAGAAATATGGAGGACTACGTTACTTGGGTTGACAATTCTAAGATCAAGAAAACCTTGTTGAGATACAGAAACCAAATTGAcgattttgatttttcgtAA
- the SKG6 gene encoding Skg6p (Integral membrane protein~similar to YHR149C) produces MYHTHMHESLISVTSTVSISDASYAYARLTRRDDDDSSSSSASSTKNSKSAKCTGTKQQCQLPTDSDHSTSVTVGVAVAVPVGVIIIVLAVILYIVYRRSKKEAEEDNDPDFEGDSEFLPAMKDYSSGMNHPYSSDSQQDFMEKTLQQTPSDPFASSMNGSKYNMRSVTPSATGRPWYVDPFQLPQESNDSNSLRDFAMRVQEDGLGGYKVAADSRNASQTSLHLDNFSNRTPIRASSRFQENESFLSHNSPIHNNQISRGSATAGDNKQSAFPNEVTDSASVSEEAGVSNDSSESPSNDAFEFEFDNGSEKTHRKSLQFGTDDDYELQDIKESQHVDDGSGSKSGDDDYYASRLSPNEEEDIKRMKSIYQVYLDRAKTMKKEQDKSDNANDVLQDEIRVDNIDQNPLPSIKINNNDNIDKIEVPEAKHLAQEALTLSDTNLGKYGPEMVQGQEQYPVRDTLTVTDTEAAPSNRIASSIYSEAVQPLNYQDQYQQQEQSPVYGGYTQYPANGYNGNFQQQGYAAPVAPNPQWYGVPVPQQHQQYNHPQTLETIGELPTPAYLAQSASSHSLTSFKRPNKQQLLQLQTARLNGTALNPVDHPEMFYSPTNDTYYVPQQQGQFMKFNENGAAPSPYQLRQSVVMTNPSDLTAKPSYKPAGSFRSVSATNSRNNSLTTQNNTYLQQQQQQLYNSRVSGILEETDVVQPPSVGGILPHSGSQDDLRKQLGSSHNYTVN; encoded by the coding sequence ATGTACCATACCCATATGCATGAAAGTTTGATATCTGTGACTTCAACAGTCAGTATTTCTGATGCGTCCTATGCTTATGCAAGGCTCACCAGAAGAGATGATGACGattcatcatcttcctcaGCTTCCAGTACGAAAAATAGCAAATCTGCCAAATGTACAGGCACCAAGCAACAATGCCAACTTCCCACGGATTCGGATCACAGTACCAGTGTAACCGTTGGTGTAGCTGTTGCGGTACCAGTGGGTGTCATTATAATTGTTCTAGCCGTTATACTTTATATCGTATATAGGAGAAGCAAAAAGGAAGCcgaagaagataatgatCCAGATTTCGAAGGAGACTCGGAATTTTTACCAGCAATGAAAGATTATTCATCTGGAATGAATCATCCATACTCTAGTGACTCGCAGCAAGACTTCATGGAGAAAACTTTGCAACAAACGCCTTCAGATCCTTTTGCTAGTAGCATGAATGGTAGCAAATATAACATGAGAAGCGTTACTCCATCTGCAACTGGTCGGCCATGGTACGTAGATCCGTTCCAGCTTCCACAGGAATCAAACGACTCTAACAGTTTGAGAGATTTTGCTATGAGAGTACAAGAAGATGGATTAGGTGGTTATAAAGTGGCAGCTGATTCCAGAAATGCTAGTCAAACGTCCTTGCATCTTGATAACTTTTCCAATCGTACACCAATAAGGGCGTCTTCAAGATTTCAAGAGAATGAAAGCTTTCTATCTCATAATAGCCCAATCCATAATAACCAGATTTCTCGTGGTTCTGCTACAGCAGGTGACAATAAGCAGTCAGCTTTTCCTAATGAAGTGACCGATTCAGCTTCAGTTAGTGAAGAGGCTGGAGTTTCGAATGATTCAAGCGAATCTCCAAGCAATGATGCGTTCGAgtttgaatttgataatGGTTCGGAAAAGACTCATAGAAAGAGTCTGCAGTTCGGTACAGATGATGATTATGAACTTCAGGATATTAAAGAATCTCAACACGTAGATGATGGTAGTGGCAGCAAAAGTGGAGATGATGATTATTACGCATCGCGTTTATCACCTAATGAGGAGGAAGATATTAAGAGAATGAAAAGCATTTATCAGGTTTATTTGGATAGAGCtaaaacaatgaaaaaggaaCAGGATAAATCAGATAATGCAAATGATGTATTGCAAGACGAGATCAGGGTAGATAATATAGACCAGAATCCACTACCTTCTATtaaaattaacaataaCGACAATATTGACAAAATTGAGGTGCCGGAAGCAAAACACCTAGCGCAAGAAGCACTTACTTTAAGCGATACCAATTTGGGGAAATATGGTCCGGAAATGGTCCAGGGCCAGGAGCAATATCCAGTGCGAGATACACTCACCGTGACGGATACGGAAGCAGCACCTTCCAATAGAAttgcttcttcaatttattCAGAGGCAGTCCAGCCGTTGAATTATCAAGATCAATATCAACAACAGGAACAATCACCAGTATACGGCGGCTACACGCAGTATCCTGCCAATGGGTACAACggaaattttcaacaacaaGGATATGCTGCGCCAGTCGCGCCAAATCCACAATGGTACGGTGTACCAGTTCCTCAACAACATCAACAATATAATCATCCCCAGACCCTGGAAACTATTGGAGAGTTGCCAACACCCGCATATCTTGCTCAATCAGCTTCTTCACATTCATTGACCTCTTTTAAAAGACCAAACAAGCaacaacttcttcaattaCAGACTGCCAGACTAAACGGTACCGCATTAAATCCCGTCGATCATCCGGAAATGTTTTATTCACCAACAAACGATACCTATTATGTTCCGCAACAGCAAGGCCAGTTTATGAAGTTTAACGAAAATGGAGCGGCTCCCTCACCTTATCAACTAAGGCAAAGTGTGGTGATGACTAATCCTTCAGATTTGACGGCAAAACCATCTTATAAACCAGCGGGTTCTTTCAGAAGTGTAAGCGCGACGAACTCAAGAAATAACAGTCTAACCACTCAAAATAATACCTATCtccaacaacagcagcagcagctgTATAATTCTCGTGTTAGTGGGATATTAGAAGAAACGGATGTTGTGCAGCCACCAAGTGTTGGTGGAATTTTGCCTCATAGCGGTTCACAGGATGATCTGAGAAAACAATTAGGGTCTTCACATAATTATACCGTCAACTGA
- the PEX28 gene encoding Pex28p (Peroxisomal integral membrane peroxin~similar to YHR150W) has protein sequence MSETSSSRRSASKDSVKSYFTGKYNKVLDSILEAEAAISKSPTVAEDLSESSASGNSDMSRPSLTASSATSQGISKKELLQQIAGSLFSTSIERLKTAHSPDISATSEYSANASYGEQECKECDGSFKCSAHFERAAEYYDDETESGPVLEPSTSNSEKDPFIDVFLDKLISRLVPEKLPEREHFSSKTSIEHDLDTGRVPVFSATTLGSNFKKLSKKMGSIFELQDSIVRLLTWRNPTGTVTSLIIFTLICFNPMYLVILPIFRFIYGIVVPGYVRKHPLQRSIYPLKRNHGSSLLYDVCYEGKNEYSYGQQFFSKSFMDTLESRNQELDEISELDKRPENTGELKQGMKVLINLRDMQNMTSGTLHVIEAVNNFLRKSSSFQNEECSTKRFFVGFLSIVFLKILSPFVNWSYACSISAWCLLIYMHPRAHPKIIKIFKTGKIGKGYKDLKKKENQAHNLVFDEEPEIKYIEIFEIYRKGLLPNDWKFFRFSSRTFDPQDPYRRAQQFPPGVDSLADVIPPTGWSFDPNFEWKIDNDVDRWVIERGLNLPITGEFLFDPMFKRRRLLHRVIKNATSIA, from the coding sequence ATGAGTGAGACCAGCTCAAGTCGAAGGAGCGCGAGCAAAGACTCTGTTAAATCTTACTTCACAGGAAAATACAATAAAGTGTTGGATTCTATACTGGAAGCAGAAGCAGCGATATCAAAATCGCCAACAGTAGCGGAGGATCTATCAGAAAGCTCAGCCAGCGGAAATTCTGATATGAGTCGTCCCTCGCTAACCGCTTCCTCGGCAACAAGCCAAGGAATTAGCAAAAAGGAATTACTTCAACAAATTGCTGGTTCATTGTTCAGCACGTCCATTGAGCGGCTGAAGACTGCCCACTCACCGGATATATCAGCTACTTCAGAATATTCAGCAAATGCTTCGTATGGAGAGCAGGAGTGTAAGGAGTGTGATGGCTCCTTCAAGTGTTCTGCGCACTTTGAGCGGGCGGCTGAATATTATGACGATGAAACCGAATCAGGGCCAGTTCTAGAGCCTTCAACTTCTAACAGTGAAAAAGATCCTTTTATCGATGTATTTTTAGATAAGCTAATTTCAAGGCTGGTCCCTGAAAAGCTGCCAGAAAGAGAGCACTTTAGTAGCAAAACTAGCATTGAGCATGATTTGGACACAGGAAGGGTTCCCGTATTTTCAGCAACTACATTAGGTAGtaatttcaagaaattgtCTAAGAAAATGGGCTCAATATTTGAACTCCAGGACTCCATAGTTCGACTGCTGACATGGAGAAATCCCACTGGGACGGTGACGTcattaataatattcacTTTAATATGTTTCAATCCAATGTACTTGGTAATTTTGCCTATTTTCCGTTTCATCTACGGTATTGTAGTACCTGGCTATGTACGTAAACACCCCCTTCAAAGGAGCATATATCCTCTGAAACGGAATCACGGGTCATCATTGTTATACGATGTATGTTATGAGGGAAAAAATGAGTACAGCTACGGTCAACAGTTTTTCTCCAAATCTTTTATGGACACTTTGGAATCAAGGAACCAAGAACTGGACGAAATATCCGAATTAGACAAAAGACCTGAAAACACAGGGGAATTAAAGCAAGGAATGAAAGTACTGATTAATTTACGCGATATGCAAAATATGACCTCTGGTACCCTTCATGTCATCGAGGCAGTGAATAATTTTCTTCGTAAGTCTTCTAGTTTTCAAAACGAAGAGTGTTCTACTAAACGGTTTTTCGTAGGATTTCTTTCAATCGTTTTcctaaaaatattatcacCGTTTGTGAATTGGAGCTATGCATGTAGCATATCCGCCTGGTGTCTGTTGATATACATGCATCCAAGAGCTCACCcaaagataataaaaattttcaaaacgGGAAAGATAGGAAAAGGATACAAAgacttgaaaaagaaagaaaatcagGCACATAACTTGGTATTCGATGAAGAACCGGAGATCAAATACATCgagatttttgaaatatatagAAAGGGCTTACTGCCAAACGACTGGAAGTTTTTCCGATTTTCAAGCAGAACTTTCGATCCTCAAGACCCATATAGGAGGGCACAACAATTCCCACCAGGAGTAGATTCTTTGGCTGACGTCATTCCCCCCACAGGCTGGTCATTTGATCCTAATTTTGAGTGGAAAATTGACAATGATGTGGATAGGTGGGTAATAGAACGTGGTCTAAATCTGCCAATTACCGGCgaatttttatttgacCCAATGTTCAAAAGGAGAAGACTGTTACATCGTGTTATTAAGAACGCAACATCGATAGCATAG
- the MTC6 gene encoding Mtc6p (similar to YHR151C), giving the protein MWILIYLFIIWSSLRTLVAAIGSTVTVRNDVNETVSALVWPTMSPQMTVAFRSQRDVMGNLTIDQLPYVGLNLRRVLLNNETNMVNEGNNTRLLALFKSMLSSEANVFVLDLKQYNNDLIVADTTLSFGDVLAALQSFIFSTQNNLYANVLVLLLNISAPVLDNSYQNQTLNTTSILDKNLGSSFIYKPTDLQNDRAKNNTWNIYGKSSIDGWPTLGSVLYEQKKRLVIGELTNSFNETTAPYIFPHDVFHYEQGNVTLDCPSTVEGLTNLSSIHWRFLDSQFNSVDIKEYISCGISPIISNPAYVNNVTQLADIVHEGSVWSWDSNQPSVTQSTSKSGGSSGTLEAYNCVLLYYFANNETVTWRVDNCYDSNVGLCRYENMAFRWLVRSNKATYFDFDSYQGSKCPDQYTFNIPRTPLEQRSLISYLRNASFPDTQIWIDLNSISVSNCWVSGGPYASCPYEKVISRRNFVTMMVPASVCSFALLCIVVYLSVLRVPIYDNRKNWRRVINKISKSELEGVPS; this is encoded by the coding sequence ATGTGGATACTCATATACCTCTTTATTATATGGTCCTCACTGCGAACGTTGGTTGCTGCTATTGGCTCTACAGTGACAGTCCGAAATGACGTGAATGAGACGGTTTCAGCATTGGTCTGGCCGACGATGTCCCCTCAAATGACGGTGGCCTTTAGGTCTCAAAGAGATGTCATGGGGAACTTAACTATAGACCAGTTACCGTACGTAGGTTTGAACCTACGACGTGTTCTAttaaataatgaaactaACATGGTAAATGAAGGTAATAATACAAGATTACTGGCTCTGTTTAAGTCCATGCTATCCTCGGAAGCAAATGTTTTTGTCCTGGACTTGAAACAGTATAATAATGATTTGATAGTGGCAGATACTACATTATCGTTTGGCGACGTCTTAGCTGCTTTACAATCATTCATCTTCAGCACACAGAACAATCTCTATGCAAATGTCTTAGTACTGTTGCTGAATATATCAGCCCCTGTACTGGATAACAGTTACCAAAACCAAACTTTAAACACTACCTCTATACTGGATAAAAATCTTGGAAGCAGTTTCATTTACAAGCCTACAGATTTGCAGAACGATCGAGCAAAGAATAATACCTGGAATATCTACGGAAAATCATCCATTGATGGCTGGCCCACTCTAGGTTCTGTGCTATatgaacaaaagaagagacTGGTTATAGGAGAACTGACCAATTCCTTCAATGAAACTACCGCCCCGTATATTTTTCCTCATGATGTCTTTCATTATGAGCAGGGCAATGTCACATTAGACTGCCCTTCTACTGTGGAGGGCCTGACTAATTTATCATCTATTCATTGGAGGTTCTTGGATTCCCAGTTCAATTCTGTGGACATCAAAGAGTATATTTCGTGTGGTATATCACCAATAATAAGCAATCCAGCGTACGTCAATAATGTGACCCAGTTAGCAGACATAGTTCATGAAGGTAGCGTTTGGTCATGGGATAGCAACCAACCCTCAGTTACTCAATCAACTTCTAAATCTGGTGGCTCGTCCGGCACCTTAGAGGCTTACAATTGCGTTCTCTTGTACTACTTTGCTAATAATGAGACAGTGACATGGCGAGTGGATAACTGCTATGATTCTAATGTTGGACTCTGTAGATATGAAAACATGGCATTCAGATGGTTGGTGAGGTCCAATAAGGCCACAtactttgattttgatagTTACCAGGGATCAAAATGTCCCGATCAGTATACATTTAATATTCCAAGAACCCCACTGGAACAGAGATCTTTGATTTCGTATTTGAGGAATGCCTCCTTCCCTGACACGCAAATTTGGATAGATTTGAACTCTATATCAGTAAGCAACTGTTGGGTCAGTGGTGGCCCATATGCCAGTTGCCCAtatgaaaaagttatatCCAGGAGAAATTTCGTTACAATGATGGTCCCTGCGTCGGTCTGTTCCTTCGCCCTATTGTGTATTGTTGTTTACTTGAGTGTACTGAGGGTCCCCATTTATGATAATAGGAAAAATTGGAGAAGAGTCATCAATAAGATTTCCAAATCCGAATTAGAAGGTGTGCcttcttga
- the SPO12 gene encoding Spo12p (similar to YHR152W), with amino-acid sequence MSNKTSDQSTRTASILKTDITRSNTITNSSRSINSSSSVNNNDHSHNDHNNTNNYNELAKTGEDANKENIPSLEEEIAAFRIFRKKNTSNLKSSHTSSNFIKKTMFKKDLLKQDPKRKLQLQQRFASPTDRLVSPCSLKLNEHKVKMFGKKKKVNPMKLDFKGNLAADSEDVEIDEDEEYFY; translated from the coding sequence ATGTCCAACAAGACAAGTGACCAATCAACACGCACGGCTTCCATCCTCAAGACTGATATTACCAGAAGCAACACGATCACCAACAGTAGCAGAAGCatcaacagcagcagcagcgTCAACAACAACGACCACAGCCACAACGACCACAACAACACCAATAATTACAATGAATTGGCGAAAACAGGAGAGGACGCCAATAAGGAGAATATACCTAGTTTAGAGGAGGAGATTGCGGCCTTTAGAATCtttaggaaaaaaaatacttcaaACTTGAAGTCATCACACACTAGTAGCAATTTCATAAAAAAGACAATGTTTAAAAAGGATCTCTTGAAACAGGATCCGAAGAGAAAACTTCAACTACAACAAAGATTTGCGTCACCGACTGACAGACTAGTATCACCATGCTCACTGAAATTGAATGAGCACAAAGTTAAGATGTttgggaagaaaaaaaaagtcaatCCTATGAAACTTGACTTCAAAGGCAACCTTGCGGCCGATTCAGAAGACGTAGAAatagatgaagatgaggagTATTTCTACTAA
- the SPO16 gene encoding Spo16p (Meiosis-specific protein involved in synaptonemal complex assembly~similar to YHR153C), whose protein sequence is MSRFFWSVQEIQEIPDVEEHSVVKCVTVDTSKLVLELNKELQDEESGVDFIVTQLQLLINNVYKKIQKDFRVPEDRSLVINLNFTHLKFSVAYWDILLERSLDLMNGSSKTGARYFITGATPVERIRYVETNQYFQTFKANQRLIQDSVDMDEFIDFETLIKQMIFDLFKQNAIPDQDFEVILSRFHNLESLMVAFNE, encoded by the coding sequence ATGTCGAGATTCTTTTGGAGCGTACAAGAAATACAAGAGATTCCTGATGTTGAAGAACATTCCGTGGTAAAGTGTGTTACTGTGGATACGAGTAAGTTAGTTTTGGAGCTAAACAAAGAGTtacaagatgaagaaagcGGTGTCGATTTTATTGTCACACAGTTGCAATTACTGATAAATAATGTGTATAAGAAAATACAGAAGGACTTTAGAGTTCCCGAAGATCGTTCTTTAGtaataaatttgaattttacGCACTTGAAGTTCTCGGTAGCTTATTGGGATATTTTATTGGAGAGGTCACTAGACCTCATGAATGGTTCATCGAAGACAGGTGCCCGCTACTTTATTACTGGGGCTACACCGGTAGAAAGAATTCGGTATGTTGAAACTAATCAATATTTCCAAACTTTTAAAGCTAACCAGCGTCTGATACAGGACAGCGTGGATATGGACGAgtttattgattttgaaacaCTGATAAAACAAATGATTTTCGACCTGTTCAAACAAAACGCAATTCCAGATCAAGATTTTGAAGTCATTTTGTCAAGGTTTCATAACTTGGAAAGCTTGATGGTTGCTTTTAACGagtga